TTTGTAATTGTTCCTTTTTTGATAGGCGGACAACATCCACCCACTAGTAGGCGATGAGGATGTATCCCGCCACTTGGAGGCGTACCTCCTATGATTGTTcgggtgggtcatgttcaccaAGACCCATGGCAACAcggtctcgaggagcatgatTCCGTACGCTAGAGAGGAGGTGAACGCCGACCCGTGGGAGGTCCTGCGGTACAGCTCGGCTTCTGCGGCATGTGCGATGCAGTCACGAAGATGGACGCTAATGTCATTCTCACTGGGTGTCCCATGCTGCTTCAAATGTGATCCTACGAGCGCATCGCCATCGGCAAGCTCATTGTGGACCATAGCGCCTACCAGGCTAGCCTTCACTGGTGTCGGTGACCACTTCTACGCCGGTAATGGGTCCACGCAGCCTTCCGACGGGGACCCGGATCCTTCGACTTCTCGCGTGCTCGGCTCGGGTACAATATTTCCTTCATGCATAATCAATTGTTACCTAAGTAACATTTTCCTTCATGTACGAGACATAGAGGCACAAGATAGCTACATAGAGTTGCTCACTAGCGAGGGTACTCAGGTCCCTGGGTATTCGTACACCTTCGGAGACAATTACAAGCTCGGTGCGTTGTAGCTGCCTAGCACGCCATTTACGGGGACAAACCCTCCCAGGACAGCTATGGCACTCCATCGCCTGCTGCACGGCCTACGTGAACGATCGTTCCCCGGGACCCACTGACATACTCAGCTGATCAGGTGAGAGCGCAGAGGCGCAGGGTCCTGAGGGATGATGCGACCAGGGGGTCATCCCCAAGAGAGGATGTAATCTATAGGCTACTAGGTTATTGTTAGTTTCATGATCTTATGTTATTATTGGTGTTATGGTACTATGATAGTACCAGTGTaatgctattttattcatgctactatgttattgttactgttATAATATCTTTAATGTACCATTTTTTGTTTTGTCATTCTATTCGGACCATACACTCGTACCACGATCATTCTGTAACAACCAAAATAAACACGTCGACCGAACGTACAATGGCATATACGATACCCTAATGGTGTACCAAAGTTTCACCTAACATGCCTTACAGAATGTAAGAAACCCAAACATTGATGGGACGATGCACAAATTACAACGGCGTCCTAACAATGCTTCTAGTTGTACTGACTTAGCATGAAATGTGAGGAGGCACATGAGTCCCAATAATCTCTAGTACTATATTGCGTCGACGGAGGAGGAGTAGGAGCACAAGGTGGAGGAGGACCATCCCTATTGTGGCACGAGCAGGTGCACCACGAATCGATGCATACAAAAGTGGCCTCCAGGTGTATTACAAGagaactgaaagtgcatctaggccccctatatgagtttagataattgatgacaaacaattaagggactaatgagtttaataaGATTATGAATAGGTATTAGTCTCATAGAAGATGTTAAAAGGCATTGGTGTCCCTCAACacgaaaagagaagcggcatgtagttactcaatagatttaaattctttttatttttgaatttgagtttaggtgtgctgtactattaagagggatgtgTTTAGATTAATTTGAAGAtatcttagtgctcaaagtactcatttagaccaaagatgagagacacaagcAGCCACGAACACAGGGAAGTTCTAAGTCTTTGTCTGTACCCGGATGTTCCGGgctgacctggatactccggattgccggagtctccgagttcagCTCTGGCAGGggtgctcggttttggtttttaagCCAACCTGGATGCTCTAGGTTGACCCAGATGTTCCAAGTTgctggagtctccggactttgcTCCGAGTAGGGGTGCTCGGTTAATGTTTAAATATTTTACCCAGAGGTTCTGGGTTGACCTGGATGTTCCGGGTTCTGGTATTTCATCCAGACCCTCCGAGTTGAGTTCCGGCTAGGAGTTCTCGGTTACGTGTTAAagtgccaacccggagtctctgggttgaacacggatactccgagtcagtaaaaaaaatactgtaacggctagttttttttgaGAAAGGTGTAAATATCCCCTCATCTCATCCATTCATAGGTTGCTGCTACTGAACCAACACGAGACAAGAacattcatagccattcaatagcccctcccactcctctagtgcgtcaaatcttgcaaagtttttgagagttgggttgggaaagtgagattgagtgttAGTGAGCTTAACTCCATCATTTGAGCACTTGATTTTGTCATCAAATCGTCGATTCGCGTTCCgtactcttggagcttggagctcctagatggctaggtgtCACCCGAAGAGAACCCAAGCTTATGGAGTGCTccggaaagtttgtgaaggtcatcatCGCCTCCGCAAAGGGAAGAGGAAGCTTTGAGTAAGCTCAAGCTTGATCTtcgtggtcgcttggtgaggataagaattgaaagagacccggctttTTGTGAGCGCCTCAACGAAAACATAGGATCGTTGGATCTGAACTTCAGGAAATAAATCCTTGTCTCATTTGTGTTCTTGCTTCTATTattgttctagttgatctttagGGAAATTTGTCCAATCTTTGTGTTTGAGAGTTTGTGACTGTAGGTAGTTGGTGGAGAAGTCTTTAGACAACCTATGGAACCTGTGGCAACCCTTAGaatcaactagacttgcttaggGTTACTTAGATTTCAATTTCGAGTTCcaaccggactatccgggttgagcttggAACCTTCGGAccccggaagttccggattgacccggagtatccggattctgtTAATCCGCTGCgagttttatttttcagaaatcgcctattcacccccccccccctctaagcGACATCTAGTACATTCAAGGACTTGGCATATTATCAACCTCCCTCTGCAAGTCGAAGATTTGGTCTCACATATGGTCCACATAATATTAGATATGCTGCAGAATAGGAGGATCGACCCATCTTGTTTACTGGCAGTTGTCGAGATCGTCGATGGAGGCCTACAGAAATGTGAAGGTAAATATGTATaatgtttttcaaaaaataacacGGACGATCATGGTGATATAGTTCTCACCTTACCAAGATGACATCAGAAGAATTGACGCCCCCATGAAAGCTCCTATCATATATTTGAGCGACACAATCGTAGCTAAGGGAGCACTTGGGCCATGGCTTATTCAGGTGCTCGTAAATTCTTATGTGACTTGGAGGACAAAAATCACTTATATCCTGCAAAGGGAAGTTGTACAGAGACTCCTCATACTCAGTTGGATCAAACAAACCCTCTCATCTCATCGCTGGCCCGCAcgcccccttcttcctcgcccCCTCTCGCCCCTACTCTCCATTGATCGATGTTGCTTCAATTTCTAGAGacatgagccttttatagatgctTGAAGCAGCATACATCCTTTTACCGCGATGTAATATTTGTGTTACCCGCACACATGCAACCATGATAATAAAATATGTACTCTATTTTCAGACATAGCCTTTTTAGACTGTGATAATAATTGTATTTTCTTGCTGTCTTGAAACATGTCATCAAGGACTCCTGGAGGAACCACCCTATGGGATTGCCACAATGGCACAAGTGTCCAATGTGCAGGTGTGGTGATCGAGCTCGAATGTTGACGTCATTCAAGGTCCAGACTTTTGGTAGACGGTTCTTTATGTGTTCAGATCTTGACGACGATTTTTCATGGTGCATCTCTCTCTTTGCCTTTCTCCACACCACCTAATTATAAATTCAGTACATCACTTCTAACTCTGAGTTTGTTATCATAAGCCTTGTCGTTTCAAGAAATAGATCGACCTTGTCAGGCCTCCATACTGTGAAGGCTACATCAGAGAAGCTGAAACAAAACGTGAGTACGAGATTAGGATGGAGGAAGTACGGCTAAGGTAGGAGGCACAACACAAGTGGCAACAAGAACGTCAACGCCGGCCCAGCCCACCCCGCCATAGGAGGCCGCTAGTCTAACCTGCCACACCGCGCCAGCCCGCTCGTACACCCCCGCGATAGCTGTGCGCACCACGTGGCGCGCTAGTTGCGCCCGCCCGCGTGCGTGCCATGTGGCGTGCCAGCTGCGCTCGCCCGCGCACGCCCCTGCGATAGCCAACCAGTGCGTGCCACGTGACGCTCTTGCTCCCGTGCCACGTGCCCACCCAGTAGGTGTCGGTAGTTTTTAGTACcactgacactactgaataaaCTATTAAACACTACTGAGcactactgatactactggACTACTAAACTATTGAACACTATTGAACACTAGAAAGCTATTCTGCACCCCTAGGAGTAGAATAGTCATTCCAGTACGCCTAGTAATTTAGTGTTTAGTAGTTCCAAGTCCACAGTACTGACACCACTAAACAAACAACTGATAGTATTGTACTGACAACTACTAAAACTACTAacacaaactactgaacaattttagTATGACTTCGAACTACTAAGTATTGAACTATTGACACTACTGAACAGTTACTAACATAACTATTGAACAAGactactaacaactactgaAGCATACAAATCATAGTAAAAATTCACTAATGAGAACTACTGGACTACTAAACAACCGAGTACTGCTGGACTACTAAACTATTGAACACTCCTTAGCCCTACAAGGCTGCTACTAAACTACTTAATGCTACTAGACTACTAAACTATTGGATGGGTGGGGCGCATGGATGCATGGTGCGCGCTGGCGCGCAGGCTCGAGCGTGGGGACACGTGGTGCAGTGCGTGGGCTTAGCGCGCGGCCGTGGGGACACGTGGCGGCACGTGGACGCATGCGGGGCACGAGGACAGGTGGCAGCACGTGGGCACGCGCTGCGAGCGCGATCGCACAGGTGCTCGAGGCCTACGAGTTGGACTAGGCTGTGTTAGGCTCGGTGGTGTAGAATATTATGATACACCATAGACCATAGGTGTACAATagcacttatatatatatatatatatatatatgacacgGCAAGTCTAATCTGCTCCTAGGCGCAGATTAGACTGCCGCTGCGCCCCGACACTTGACCGAGGCTCGGTCTGCGCGCCTCCTCCATCCGACTGACGCAGCTTCCATCCGCATGCCTCCCCTCGCGCCGCACTGATCCCTCGCGTCATCCCTGATCGCGCCCCACCGATCCTGCACTATGCAGAGTGAGACCAGTTACTACTGAGATAGTACACTGATTACGATCAAAACATTCGGGATTTTGAACACATTTAGGCAGGACAGTTGCACACATCGAAAGGCAAGGCAGTTGCAATATGCAAGGCAGTGTAGTTACTACCAACACACTATACCAGTTACTACAAACACAGTATATCAGTTACTACCAACACAGTATACCAGTTACTACAAACACAATGTACCAGTTACTAGTAACTGCAGTATAGCACAAAGCGCAACTGGTGACTTACATGGATGTAACTCCTTGTAGTAACTGACGTATCTTGTGGATCGTAACTATACTACTTTTAGAATCGTAACTGGGGGTgtctatcatgttgtaactatgtTGTTGAGTATGTTGTAACTCGGTTGTTTCTGAATCACACTACAACCCAGGTCATAACTACAGTATAGCACAAAGCGTAACTAGGTGACTTACATGGATGTAACTCCTGGATTGGTCGAGAGCACGCGAGAGAGAGGAAGGCTCGGTAGAGGGCGCGCGGGAGGGAGGAAGGCTCGGTCGGGGAGCGCGCGGGAGGGAGGTTGGCTTGACCTGGCGCACACAAGGAGAAAACAACTAGCTCGTTGAGTGGCTACGCGCAACGTGAACTGCAGTTGTGCCTAGGCAcattatatatacacacacacacgacAAGTCTATTCACTGCGATACTGCAGCCACGCGGGCGAAGTCGATGGCCGGGAAGCCCCCGGTGGCGGCCTTGACGCAGTTGCATGCGGCAACGCGGTCTGCCCCTCTGAAGACGTCGCGGGTGGCCACCAGCGCCGTGATGAGCAGAACGACGAGGGAGGCGTCGCTGGCTGATCTGTTGCTCTTCGTCTTGGAGCTGGAGCTAAGACGTACACACGGGAGTGAGCGGTACGTGGTCGTATGTGCGCTCTGTGTAGCGTTATTTGGGTTGATGTCTTGATGTGAGCAGCGGGGagccctttttccccttttttgaTCCAGTTACAACATTGTAGACATCCCAATTACAATTTAAGCTATACTGCAGTTACAACTTATGCCTAGCCGCAATTGCATTACCTTTACGCCACCCTcaagttacgactaagaaaaaatagtcagttacgacaaCAAGTTAtaatcacatgataaaaagtacataattaAGATTAGAGAATGCACTgagttacgaccatatatatttatattaactgatctatcttgtggatcgtaactatactgcttttgaaATCGTAACTGGGGTATGCGCAAGATGAACAAGTTACAAtcacataaaaaatacataattacgaCCGGATAAGGTACCGAGTTACAATCATATATATTAGTAATAACTGACATGTGGTAATTAGAAGTGGCGCAACAAGAAATTACAATACGCAtaggtgcatatatatatatatatatgtatttatatataactAGCTATAGAATATCCTATTCTATAGCCGGACTCAACTCACGCATCCGACCCGACCCGAATGACCCGATCCAACCCGCCTGCTCAAATTGTGCGTTTAAcatccgcgccatggacaatggcgcggacaCAGCCAACACCCgcgctatatatatatatatatatatatatatatatatatatatatatatatatatatatatatatatatatagttctgCGGCTTCTGTTCTAGCTGCGAAGCCTAATTCAACAGGTCCATAGCATCACTCTGCATATTTAGCTTTGAAAGTGCAACAGCTTGCATGTAGAATGCTGTTGGCCAATCAGGGTACACGCATTGCGCTTGCATCGCATCACGGAGGGCAGCATCAGGCTGGTCACACATGAGGTGGCACAAGCTCCGTCTAGCATATACTGTCGGTGATACCATCGTCCCCACATCAACAAACTGCGATACGGATTTGGCCAAAGAAAGCGGCGAGCTCCCGCCTGCGGGTCTGCTCGTCGCCGGTGGTGCCGAAGACGGGGAAGTTGTTCGCGGCGTTTATGAACGCGTCGTAGGTGTAGAACGCGCCCTCGCAGCTGCCCTCGCTGCGGTGGCTGCACATGGTCTCGAACATCGACTGCGTGATGATGGTCGACACGCCCTGCTGCCCGCTGACGCCGCCGGCCGCGGCGAGCAGTGCGAAAACCTTCTTCATGGTTCTGCTGCTTGCAAGGATGCGGAATGGCGGAGAGCCACTGCCAATGGGGTATGGCTTTTATAGGCCGATCGAGACACACACTAGTTATTGCGTATCCAGATCCAGAGATGATGTGGCCAAATATTATCTCATACACTCGAAGGTTGCCCTGTTTGCTAGCTTTATTCTTACTAGTTATTGCGTCACGCATACATCGTCAAAGGCAAATATAGTAGTATATACGTACGCTAGCACGCGTAGTCATGTAGCAACCACGATCAGCTGCTGGTTCATTACTCccgttcattaattattagcCCCCGGATCTCTGTAAGGCTTCTGGTTATTGCAGGACACGTTGTCCCCTTGTGCCACTCCGAGCA
The nucleotide sequence above comes from Phragmites australis chromosome 4, lpPhrAust1.1, whole genome shotgun sequence. Encoded proteins:
- the LOC133916974 gene encoding chitinase 11-like, which translates into the protein MKKVFALLAAAGGVSGQQGVSTIITQSMFETMCSHRSEGSCEGAFYTYDAFINAANNFPVFGTTGDEQTRRRELAAFFGQIRIAVC